Within Falsibacillus albus, the genomic segment TTAATCCTTTGTAGGCACTTATATTCTTTCTATTAAAAGGTGAACGCTGTAAAGGAAGGTTGAATTTGTGATCCACATATGGGATTTCCAGTTCTCCGCAAGCAGCTAAATGGACCTCCCAGCCTTGTTCTTTAAACCATTTTAAGTACGGCAAATGGAACGCTTTAAAATGGTAATCCACAGTTGCGCAAAATAATACTCTTTTTACCATTGTCCATCTTCCATTCTACAATTATTTATAGTGTGTCCCCGGTTAAGCTGGTTAATTTCAAAATACGGTTAAAACACAATTTTTCAGAAGACAGTTTTTATTTTTTTGCCAAGAAAGGCAATCGGCTTCCTTAAACAATAAGCACTCACTAAAATAATGGTCTATTAATATAGGGAAGCTGCCACAGCAGGCTTTTCAGAAGGTCGATTATTAGCTAAATCAATTAGCCATTTTCTTAATTCATCCTTAGACTTCTCGTTGTATTTCGCAGTGATTTCATCTATTTCTTCAATGTATAAGTGAGTCGACTTTCCAATATAGATTTTTGGGTAAATTTGTTGATTGTCTTCCTCGCCTTCCTTCAACAATTCTTCAAATAGTTTTTCTCCCGGTCTCATTCCCGTAATTTTTATACCGATTTCTTCAACGGAATGGCCAGAAAGCTTGATCAGATTTTTCGCCAAGTCTATTATTTTCACAGGTTCGCCCATATCCAAGACAAACACCTCACCGCCATTCGCTAACACCCCTGCTTGTATGACCAGCTTGGATGCCTCGGGTATAGTCATGAAGTATCTCACCATATCTGGATGTGTCACCGTTAAAGGACCGCCTCTTTGTATCTGTTTTTTAAATAATGGTATGACGCTTCCCCTGCTTCCAAGTACATTCCCAAATCTGACCACGACGAATTTCGTATTGCTATCCTGATTCATATGCTGGATGATCATTTCTGATAACCGTTTTGTAGCACCCATCACGCTTGTCGGATTGACGGCTTTGTCACTTGAAATCATCACGAAGGTCTTGACGGAATGCCAGCTTGCTGCATTGGCGACATTCATCGTGCCGATCATATTATTCTTTACGGCCTCTTCGGGACTCCGCTCCATTAAAGGGACGTGCTTATGGGCTGCTGCATGATAAACAACGTCCGGCTGATATTGATCCATGACCTGCATCATCTTCTTGGCATCCTGTAAATCTGCAATTTCAGGGACAAATTGAATATTTGTTTCTCTATACTTTTCCCTTAATTCCATCTCAATCGAATAAATACTGTTTTCCCCATGACCGAGCAAAACCAGTTTTGCCGGGTGAAATTTTCCTATTTGCCGGCATATTTCAGACCCTATCGAACCTCCTGCACCAGTCACGAGCACAACCTTATCAGTAATCGACTCAGCGATGCTTGCCATATCCAAGTGAACTTGGGCGCGTCCCAATAAATCTTCGACTTGAACATCCCGAAATTGATTAACCGACACCCTGCCTGATACTATGTCTTCAAGCATAGGCAAGATTTGCGTTTTCGCCTTCGTTTTCATGCACTCCTGAAAAATATTATTCAGCTGCCTTTTACTCAAAGATGGAATTGCAATGACGATCAAGTCGATTCGATGACGGCTAACTGCGTCCTCAATTTTGGAAATACCTCCTATCACCGGTATTCCAAGATAATGCAAGTGCTGTTTTTTGACATTATCATCTATAAAACCGACCGGAAGTAAATCTGTTTCTTTGTTGAATAACAGCTGACGAACAACCATCATACCAGCTGAACCTGCCCCGATGATCAATGTCCTTTTTAGATTTTCTTTCTTTGTCGATTTTGAATCCCTGTGCATTCTGAACAAAAATCTCGAACCGCTAATCAATACAAATTGAAGGAGGGCGGTTATAATTATTTTTCTGATTGAACTGGTACTTGCTGTCAATATCAGAAAGACAGCCGATGTTGCGGTTGAATAAAATATGACTTTGCAAATGACAATCAGCTCACCTATACCTGCAAACTCCCAAGCTTTTTTGTATAAACTGAAGCAAAAGGAGTAGATTGAGTAGCAAAAAAGCATGACAATTAGTATGGTTGAAAAATCTTTGTTCCAATTTTGCGGTTCTCCTTGAATCAGTAAGCAGGCTGAAACCAAAGAGGATAATATAATGGCGGAATCCAGAAAGAGAAAAAAAGAAAGACGCTGCCGATATTTCATATGTGACCTCCTTTTCAATCTTAAATAGTAAAGTGCTTAATGATAGATTCATATGAGAATATATCATTAAAAACTTTAATAAAATCGGGGCATCCAACCCCCCCTCACACCACACTTTTGACGACTTGCGTCTAAGGTCCTGCAACCCACAGCGTGACCGAGTGCCTCCATTGATAACGGATAGGAAGGCATCACCGAACAATATGTTCTTTATCGTTCTTATTAACGAACGGTAGGTCTAAAAAAAGACAATCACTCATTAATTATTACACCTATATACCTTGCTTTGGCCAGGTCCAATTCTTTTTTCATTTCAATCGCTTTTTTTAATTTTGTCCTCCCCTTATTCACTACGATGACGACTCCATCACATTGATTGGAAAGCAGCTTTGTATCGGTTACCTCCAAAACAGATGGAGAATCAAGCAAAACAAAATCATATATTTCCAAAGCATTCGTCAATAAATTTTGAAAGATTTGAGATCCTAAAAGCGCAACTGGATTGTAAGGTATCGCTCCACTTATTAAAATATCGAGTTTCCCTACTTTTGTTCTGAGCCTTGCTTGTTCAAATGTGCATTCACCAGCTAAGATATCCGTTAATCCTTTTTTATTTGGAATCTTCAAGATTGAATGCAGACTGGGATTTCTTAAATTTGCATCGATTAAAAGCACTTTCTTCTTTTGCTGAGCCATAGATACTGCAAGATTTGCGGCACAGGTCGATTTTCCCTCCCCAAGTGATGTGGAAGTAATTACAATGGATCGGCTTTTTTCTTCAGGCATGGAGAACTTTATATTCGTTAAGATGGTTCGGTACTGTTCCGATATGATGGAATCTGGATGGGTATGGGCAATCAAATTTCTGCGGCTGTTTTTGCGAAAATTCATTCTCTTCATTCTAATCATAGCTTTCACCCTTTATGGCAATATTCAACCGCATACGATTTTTCTTCATGATATTCCTTCTGGTCATCCTCGAAACATTTCCCAATATAGGTATTCCTAGATATTCTTCGATTTCACTTTCTTTATTGATGGTCTCATCCAAAGAATCCATAAGAAACACAAGACCCAAACCGATAACGAACCCAATACCCATTGCCTCTATTAAAGATGAATTGCTGCTTTCATTGATTGGCCAGGGGTTTACATTTGCTTCTGATAGAATTCGTACATCTCGGAAATTAACAATATTCGGCACCTCATTCTTAAATACCGAAGCCGTTTTATTGGCAATCTGTGCAGCACGCTCAGGATTGGTATCGACTACACTTATCCGGACAACTTGAGAATCATCAATGTTGTCCACAATGATCTTCCCCGCAAGTGCATCTGCTGAAAATGGAAGTTTTAATTGATTTGCAACCTTTTGGAGCACGGTGGAGTCCTTGATAATGACCTGCAAAGTTTTCATGTATCCAGGATCGGCACCGATAATAATCTTCGTTGATGTTTGATAGAGTGGCGTGGTAAAGTATTTGCTATGTATCCATCCCGCTGCAATTGATAAAAATATCATTAAAATGATTATCCAGAAACGCTTTTCTATCACACGGAGAAGATCTTTAATATTGATTTCTTTCACCATACTATTCAGCCACCTATCGCAAAGAAATTGTATTTTGTTCTAAATAAAGAACGATTGATTTAAAAAAATTATTTAAGAAACTATTATATTACCATTTTAGTTCTTTATAAAGAACACGTCAAATTATTTATCGACTTCATTAATAAGTAGCCGCAGCTAATTTTCTTTCTGTTTGCCCAGGTTTGTTTAGAAGCTGATGAAAAAGTCCATTTGTTTTCCCGGCCAGCTCATGATACCGTCCCTTCTCAATGACTCTACCGTGTTCCATTACGATAATTTGATCTGCATTTTGAATCGTCGATAGCCGATGTGCAACTACAATTATGGTCATTTTGCCTTTCATTTGTTCCAATGCATACTGGATGGCAGCTTCATTAATTGTATCAAGCGCGCTTGTTGCCTCATCCAATATAAGGATACTCGGCTTTTTCAATAGTGCCCGTGCCATTACAATCCTTTGACGTTCTCCACCTGATAGCTTCACGCCCCTATCCCCAATCAACGTCTCCAGCCCCTTAGGCAGCTTTTGAATGAATGATTCAGCAGCAGCAAATTTTAATGCTTCCCAAATTTCCGCATCTGTTGCTTTTTGATTCGTAAGCAGAAGATTTTCTCTAATGCTTGCATTGAATAAGAACGCATCCTGTGGAACATAACTGATTGATTGCCTTAGAGATAACATCTTATCCGTTGTCATTTTATTTCCATCAATATATATATTTCCCTCAGTTGGTTGATAAAGCCCCATAATCAGATCTATTAATGTGCTTTTGCCGGCTCCTGAATGCCCTACTACAGCTGTCATCTGATTGGCTGGGATATTAATGGAAATGTTGACTAAAGCAGCCGTTTCATTTTGATTTTCATAGTGAAACGTTATATTGCTGCAAAGGATATTTTTTTGGATATTGATTGGCTGGATTGGTTGAGATCCATCACTAAATGAAAATTCCTTTGACTTATAGCATTCTTCTTGAAGGGTGTATATAGATTCAAATGCAGGAACGGATGATGCGATTTGTTCCAGACTTGACTGTATACCTGAAAATCGCGGCCAAAGCCTCGAAAAAATTAAGATGATCATTAGTAAAGTAGCAGGATTGCTCTTAAAGACAAGTACTGAAATAAGAATGAATATTGAGATAAATAATGCCGATGCTATTTTATATACTAATTGAGAATTTGTCCTGATCCCCATGATTACCCTTTGTTCCTTCGTTATAGTTTCACACCAATGTTCAAGCCAGGCCAGGCGCGGCCTTTCAAGGGAATTGCTTTTAATATCCTTGATGCCATTGAAGTGATCGGATATTCCGGACAAATACTTCCTTGAAAGATCAGTAGTTTGAAACCCCACTTTTTTCGATTGAGCAACGTATTTTTTTGACAGGTTAATGATAATCCCGCCTGCACAAATGACAAATAAAGTCAGTGACGGGGAAATCAAAGCTGCCAATCCAATTTGAATAATCGAAAACATGATGGAGGTCAGAAGCTGAAGAAACGTATTCGTCCCGGCGCTCACTCTACTTAATTCGCTTGTTAGTGCATTTATCAGATCGGATTTTCTTTTTTGGACAAAAAAGCTCCAGTTCGATTGAAGAATGCTTTGATAAGTATCCAAACGAAGTCGATTAATAAAGCCAACTTGTAGGGACATATTTTTCCTTACTATAGATCGCTGAAACAGTGCCTGCACGATGACGATCACCAAAAAAACGGTTAGGCTGATTGGCAATGCCCATGTTTTAGGGATTGAATTCAATATGTTCAATATACCCAAAAGGCGATTATTCGGAGAATCAAAAGAAATAAGTCCGCTTGCAGCCAGCATTGGTATAAGCATGATCATTCCTATGCCTTCTAGCAAACTTGCAACAATCATTCCAATCATATTTATGATTAGATTAAATCCTGTAAAAATGTACATTTGTTTAGAAAAATACCACAAATGCTTCATTGGAAGCCTCCTATGTTAGAGCTGATTTCTTTGTCTTCCTCCATAACCATATCATTGGCCTCAACGGAAAATATAACAAATGCAACACTTTGGGCAGGGGCATAGCCAATGCATCCTCAGGATATGGGTAGAAATAGCTGAAAAAAGACAGTCCTTTTTGAAAAAAAGATTTAAGAGAAAAAATATATTTTTTGTGATAGGTTGATATTTCTTCGCTCAATGGCAGGGAATGAAGATTGATCATCCTTTCCAAATAAAAAATCGTTCCTTCCGCTAATTGCATTGATTTATTATGACATAAGATTCGATCATACTCCCTTGGGATTTTACTGGATAGTAATTGAGATGATAGAATCATTGCCTGTCCCCCCAGCTGGGTTGAATGGAATTTACGGAGCAGACGAATCGTGAAATGATGGTCCATGGGAAGCTTAAGCATTTGATGGATATCCAATAGCCACCTGAGCCTTGACCAGCCATGTCTTGAGCCATGGGAAATCAGAAAGACAAATAAATCTTCCACCCCAAGAGTATGTACAGGAAGACCACCTATCACTTCAGTCTCTCTCCTTTCCCATAGCTCCTTGAACGCAGGCTCCAATCCAGGGCCTGGATTCAATCTCCAATGAATCTCTATTTTGACCTGTTTTTGCGGGTGAACGTACGTAAAATGATGATGCCTCCACTTCCAATCATTCAAAACAGTCATAATATATTCATCTTTACGATAGCCCTCTGCCACTAGTAATTTTTCAGCAATCCCTAAATCCTTGATAGGGATAAGGATATCCAAATCACCAGAGGTTCGAAGCGAAAGGTCGCCATATAACTTTTTTGCCAGCATCGGGCCCTTTAAATGAAGCATTGGAATATCATTTTCAGCAAAGATTTTACCTACCGCTTCCATTTCCTTGGTTAAATGGAGCATATGAAATATATTCGCCTCATATAGCTTTGTTATCCCTTCACTGACATATGTTGGAACAACTGTTTGTCCCTGTTTGACTTTGGGATACAGCTGTGGATATAATCGATGATGTTTAACTAAATCAATGAAGGCGCCCCAATCAAAGTCGTCATTTATAGGGATTGGATTTTGGCTAATAGATGATTCGTCCTCCAGCAATTTAAGCAAATAGTTCATTTCATTTGATAATCGGGAAACGTTTAGCTTTATTGGCACATTTTTCACCTTCATTTGATAGATTGGAGAGAAAACCAGCAAACATTCCTACCACAGTAAATTTTTCTTTGCCTTGCGACCCTGTAATAAAATATGGGCCACTTCTCAGCCAAGCATGGGCAGCGAGCTTTCCATTATCATCTTTGCCCATTCCTAAGTATAGTGTGCTTTCAATATTCCTTCTTTTTAGCATCTTCATCGCTGAAATTGCTTTAACAAGGCATTGACTTTCCCAAAAAGTATACTTGCTCATCATTTCTACTGCATTTGAAACTTTGCTTAAAATTTTTCGATCAGTGTCGTTTGGGGAGTGGCTTGTTTCTTCCATATAAGTACCGAGTGAAGGAGAGATCTTTGAAAAGGGAAGCAATTTCAATACCCGTGCAAAAGCTAAATAAAAGTACGCTTCTACCCACAACAGCTTGATGATGGATTCAGTATTCCAAAAGATTTTAAATTTCTTGGTCATTTTCAAACTTAACCTGGATAAGGCCTTCTTGTAATAACGATTCAAGAAATGAAATAACCTGATCTTCACATTGATCTCGATAAACCTCATAAATTTCAGTCAATGAAGAAACCATTTGACAAACTGTTAATGGCGATTCGAGCATATCCCAAATTTGTCCGCCCATCTCACCTAAATTATAATATTTTCCGTTGCCAATGCAGAGCATTACTTTCTCATCCCCCATGGCACTGACAATATTCCCTTCACATTGCACAAATGTTTGATCAAGTGTTACTAATGGCTTTGTAATCATTGAAATTCTCCTTTTCGATGGTCTTTAGGATGGTTAAAAATATGTCATTGGCTGTAAATATGTTTGAAGGTCTTTCGATTCTATATAATGGAACATGATAAGATAGGTTGGATGTCCCTTTAAAATGCCAGCTTCTTAAGCCTAAATGCTGTATTAGACTGTTGCGGTACGTATGGATAAATAACATATGCAGCCCTTCCAGTCCTTGAATCGATTGCAGAGTAAGGGCATTTGTATCTGTTTTCCTCAATTCAAAGATCCCTGCAAGTGGAATTGACTCTGAAGAAAATTGCCCTTTTACTGGCACTGCGAACTTTTTCTCCCTTTCAAATAGTGGGGAATAATGATTTTGATTCATTTCGAATGCTGCCAGGCTTGCATCCCATAGCTTTTGCTGAGGATATGCAGGGATGACATTTGGAGGACCTTCATCAGAAAGGGCGAGAGCAATAACGTCATCTGTTAAAAGCTTATATCCCTTCTGCAGGAAGGCTGTTGCCAATGTTGATTTTCCGGCACCTGGAATTCCAACAAATGCATATGCTTTCCCCTTTATATCTACGGCGCTGCCGTGGAGGGGCAATAATTTTCGCTGCATGAGAATGCTTCCCATACATGTTCCAAGCAAGTATAGCCGTATTTTATTAACATCGGCTCCCTCAAAAGGCAAAAACATAATATGGTTTCCATTTGTAATCCTGAAAACGGCCAATTCTGGTATGCGAAAGATTACATGATTTTCAGTTGCCATAATGCGATTCAAGGTATTCCAATCCTCTTGCCAATAATCCTTCAAGTTTCGTCTTTCAATTTTCACCTCAGTTATATCCTGGCCGGGCAGACTATTCAATTCAGGAAGTTTAATGTCGCTCATTATTTTAAGTCCAAACGCTTCATACGAGTATTTTTTTTCGCCACACTCCATGACTCACACTCCAGACAAACTTGAAATAATTAACAGCCCTCATACAACTGGACAAGTATAAGGGCAATGTCATTAACCTAAAATGAATGTATTAGCTATAATGAAGATTTCCTTTTTCATCACAGTCCTCATAAGTTGAATCTGCATATGCCTTACCAGGGCCAGCCATTGTCATGTTTACATCTAATACTTCCAAAACTGGTTCAGTCCAAATCTTTTTCATTTTCTCACCTCCTTTCAATGAAATTTGCTGATGAAACGATATACGATAAGCGTCCTCATAAGGACTCTTATCGATGAGTCAAAAGCTTTCTCCGGTCTTGGATGAAAGTTTTTCAATTCTGAACGGATGTAGTCCATATTAAAATATCTAATCATTTCCTTATTATTTGTCATTTCTTTAAGCTCGTCCTTGACTGCCTTCCACTCAGGAACGATCCGGTGAAGCCAATCTGCCCCTTGAATTCCCCTTGTCAACTGATTGAGTCTGACATTGTCAGGCAAATAATTTTCGGTTGCCCTTCTGATCAGTGCCCGGTCGACTCCATGTTGAACATATTGATTGACTGGGACAGATAAACAGTAATCTATGACTCTCCTATCATTTGTAGGATCACGGTTCCAGATGCCATAGCGAAGTGAGAGTTTCGTGTTAGAATTGCCAGTTGTATTCCACGTATATTGATTTTGAAAGTGATCCTGACGATTCTCGACGTAATTAAGTTTCTTCATTTCATTTTCAATATTGTGTACCTTAGTGAAAACTCCTGTCTTTTTGGCAAACTCACTGTTGATAATGGAAGGAAATTCATAGGAATCAGTTGAACCGAACTTAGGAAAGGCTTTTTGTGATACAACCTTCAATATTCGCTTTTTATTTGGAAACCCAATGTTCTTACTGTATAAATTGATTTCCTTATACAAACGCAGCCACTTGAATCCTTTTAGGAGTGTAGAATAATAATCAAGCGCAGGTCCCCAGGATATTGATAGATTCCCCCTTGCTCCATTCAAGAGGATACCAATCCCCTTTTGGCTGGCCTCTTCTTGAATACCTTTAACCCAGAAGGAGTTTTCGAAAAACTTGTATGGCATTTCCATAATATCCAGCCAATCGTCTATTTCGGTGTAGGAGCTTTTTCCTTTGAATTCTAATGCTGTGTTATTCATATTTTTGCTATGAAGGACTGTGGATTGAATATATGGACGTTCATTCGCGACTCTATAAGAAGGAGTCCAATCAGAAAAATCCTGTCCTGGAATGTAACTGAAAGTAAGTAGCCTTTTATCAGCTTGCTTTAATGATTTTGCAGCAAAGCTTGCAACGGAACCTGAATCCAATCCACCGCTTAATTGCGCCCCTACATGATGAAAGGTCCTTAACCGGCTGTTCACTGCTTTTGAAAATATTTCTTGAAAGGCTTCTACATAATCCTCATTTTTTTTAAATCGAGTTTCTTGGATAGCTGAAGCTGAATAAGGAATCAGCTTCATTTTCCCTTCTTTGATTAAAAAAGAATGTGAAGGCGGGACCTGCATAATTTTTCCAAAAACAGTTGAGTGGCAATCATAAGTATCAAACATATGAGTCACGGCAATGAACTCCGCAAGCCACTCTTCATTCAAACGCTTTTCCACATACGACAGCTCCAGCAGCGGTTTGATGGTCGTACAAAAGGCGAATCGCTGGTGGTCCTTGTAATAGTACAGTGTCCTGCTTCCCGAAAAGTCCCTCGCCCCAAAGAGCTTTTGTTCTTTTTCATCCCAGATCATGAAGGCAAAATCGCCGATGAGATGTTTTGGCGTTTCCTCCCCCCATTTACGATAAGCAAGAAGGAGCAGTTCACTATCCGGCATCGATTTTTGCTCATCTCTAGGAATCTGAAGCATTTGGAACAGCTCTTCCCTGTTGTCGATGATGGCGTCTGCCGTTATGGCAAGGCGTCTCTCATAGTCGTAGTATGGGACGACCTCCCCTATGGATTCGGGTGTGATCCATTGGGCATGGCAGCCAAGGAACATATTTGGCTGATGGTTCCACACCCGAATGTCATTTGCCGGAAAGTGCTTAAGGGCACCCATCATTGCATTGATATCTTCAACAGAAACCGATTGATTATTAAATTGATAGATTCCAGCGATTGCACTCATGAGTGGCCCCCAATGTCTTATATAGTCACATTCTGTAATCTGTACAAATACGTTCTTATTATAGAACATAAAGATTAAAAAAATATGTATTTAAAAATATAACTCTAGAAAAAAGTTGGTTATATAAGGATTTACTTGATTAAATCTATACTGTTCTTTATAAAGAACATTTCTTATCTCCTAAATTATCATGTCCTTTATCCTATGTCAATCAATTTCATTTAAAATTTTTTGAATATTATTTCATCATTAATTGACAAACTGAAACAAAAAGGGAATGACTAATTTTGGGTGAATTTGTCATTCCTTTTGCTTTTTCATTTGGACCTTTAATTCATATGTTTGATGAGTTTATTACATTCCAATTTTAAGCTTGGGAAGTCAAAGGATGTTTGAAAATTGCTGGGAAGGAAATTTTATTTTTATGTTTAACAAATAGCACTTCACTTCCAACGAATGGTTTGTTTTGATAATGAATGTCCGCAGACTTCATCGGTGTGAAGTGCAACACGATTTTTTTTATTTCGCTCGTTGTTAATTTTTGAAGTGTATTATGAAGATGTTTTTCCTGTTTCAAAACGAGATCAAAGATATGTAGTTCTTCCTCTTCTTGTTTGGCGATAGCAAGAACCTCATCTTCTTCATGATAATAGATATTATCTGAAAATACGTATATACAATAAAACATGAATAGTTCTGTGGTCCGTGCTGCAGTGAATGTTTTGGAATTTGTTACACGCTTGGAAACAAAATCATAGATAAAGGTTAAATCGTTTTTGTTTTCTGGATCTAGTTTTCTTAATGGAAGCTGACATCCCGTTTCGCCTGAACAAGGTATGAAGAATTGTGTTTCCTGAATTGGTTCGAATCCAAATTTAGGATAAAAATCAAGTACGGAGCTGTTGGCAAATAGATATATGATATCAACTTCATGTTCATAATCTTCCATGACTTTGTTCATCAACCACTTCGACAATCCTTTATTTCGATGCTCGTGCGCTGTCATGACGGTGCCGATCTGGATTGCCGGAATTTCCTTTCCATCGATGATTAATGTAAGCAGGTTTGCAGAAACATTGGCGACAATCTCTCCATCCTTTTCCAACGAATATGGGATGTATTTTTCCGTCCAAAAACCGTTTTTATGCCAGTTTTCAAAATTGATGCCAAATGTACGCTGAGCAAGATGATTAAAGCTTGTCCTCAATTCTTCATTTTCTTGGTACCCTTTTACAAAAATGTAGTCCATTGAAATATCCCCTCTCTATTCATTAATGATTAGATAAGAAAATGTTGTTGTCAATCCATTTAATTGACAGAATGGAATTTTAGTATTATCATACGTTCAAACTCTTAAACATATAAACTTTGATAAAATGCAAGGAGGAAATTTTCATGGGAAAGACAGCTTTAATTACAGGTGCATCATCTGGAATTGGCGAGGAGTTTGCCTATCGATTGGCTCAGCAAAATGTAAATTTGGTTTTGGTTGCAAGGTCTGAAGAAAAGCTTAATCTTCTTGCAGACCAAGTAAAACAATATGGAATTGAGGCAACTGTTCTTCCCTATGACTTGAGCATAGAATATGCAGGAACAAAGGTTTTCGAAATGACAGAAGCGCTTGGAATCCAAGTGGATATGTTGATCAATAATGCTGGATTCGCCCTCAGTGGAATATTGACGGATATCGATCCGG encodes:
- a CDS encoding asparagine synthase-related protein, producing MSAIAGIYQFNNQSVSVEDINAMMGALKHFPANDIRVWNHQPNMFLGCHAQWITPESIGEVVPYYDYERRLAITADAIIDNREELFQMLQIPRDEQKSMPDSELLLLAYRKWGEETPKHLIGDFAFMIWDEKEQKLFGARDFSGSRTLYYYKDHQRFAFCTTIKPLLELSYVEKRLNEEWLAEFIAVTHMFDTYDCHSTVFGKIMQVPPSHSFLIKEGKMKLIPYSASAIQETRFKKNEDYVEAFQEIFSKAVNSRLRTFHHVGAQLSGGLDSGSVASFAAKSLKQADKRLLTFSYIPGQDFSDWTPSYRVANERPYIQSTVLHSKNMNNTALEFKGKSSYTEIDDWLDIMEMPYKFFENSFWVKGIQEEASQKGIGILLNGARGNLSISWGPALDYYSTLLKGFKWLRLYKEINLYSKNIGFPNKKRILKVVSQKAFPKFGSTDSYEFPSIINSEFAKKTGVFTKVHNIENEMKKLNYVENRQDHFQNQYTWNTTGNSNTKLSLRYGIWNRDPTNDRRVIDYCLSVPVNQYVQHGVDRALIRRATENYLPDNVRLNQLTRGIQGADWLHRIVPEWKAVKDELKEMTNNKEMIRYFNMDYIRSELKNFHPRPEKAFDSSIRVLMRTLIVYRFISKFH
- a CDS encoding GNAT family N-acetyltransferase, producing MDYIFVKGYQENEELRTSFNHLAQRTFGINFENWHKNGFWTEKYIPYSLEKDGEIVANVSANLLTLIIDGKEIPAIQIGTVMTAHEHRNKGLSKWLMNKVMEDYEHEVDIIYLFANSSVLDFYPKFGFEPIQETQFFIPCSGETGCQLPLRKLDPENKNDLTFIYDFVSKRVTNSKTFTAARTTELFMFYCIYVFSDNIYYHEEDEVLAIAKQEEEELHIFDLVLKQEKHLHNTLQKLTTSEIKKIVLHFTPMKSADIHYQNKPFVGSEVLFVKHKNKISFPAIFKHPLTSQA